From the genome of Pukyongia salina, one region includes:
- the lon gene encoding endopeptidase La — protein sequence MAKTKLTTVDSLSFQDLTEDADLIPLMTPEDEDAMNKEDLPQVLPILPLRNTVLFPGVVIPITAGRDKSIKLINETNQGNKVIGVVSQKEEAKEEPEIQDINRIGTVAQILRVLKMPDGNTTVIIQGKKRFELNEVITTDPYMTATIQEVAEARPARDNEEFKAIIDSIKEMALEIIKDSPNIPSEAAFAIKNIESTSFLVNFVSSNLNISVAEKQKLLEINDLKDRALETLRYMNLEIQKLSLRQDIQSKVESDISQQQREYFLQQQMKTIQEELGGNSSEAEIEEMRSRAKTKKWDASIKEHFDKELAKMQRMNPQVAEFSIQRNYLELILDLPWNEYSKDKFDLKRARKILDRDHYGLEDVKKRIIEYLAVLKLRNDMKSPILCLYGPPGVGKTSLGKSIAEALGRNYVRMSLGGLRDEAEIRGHRKTYIGAMPGRIVQNIKKAGTSNPVFVLDEIDKLSMGHQGDPSSAMLEVLDPEQNNDFYDNFLELGYDLSKVMFIATSNSLSSIQPALRDRMEIIRVSGYTIEEKVEIAKKHLLPKQLKEHGLTKAHLKIAKPQLEKIVEGYTRESGVRGLEKQIAKMVRYAAMKIAMEEPYEVKVTNEMIIEVLGAPRMERDKYENNEVAGVVTGLAWTSVGGDILFIESILSKGKGQLTMTGNLGKVMKESATIALEFIKSNAEKLGLSPDIFEKYNVHIHVPEGATPKDGPSAGITMLTSLVSLFTQRKVKKSLAMTGEITLRGKVLPVGGIKEKILAAKRARIKEIMLCEDNRRDIEEIKPEYLKGLTFHYVKDMDEVLDVALTNQKVKNAKKL from the coding sequence ATGGCTAAAACGAAATTAACGACAGTGGACAGTTTGTCATTTCAGGATCTCACCGAAGATGCAGATCTTATTCCCTTAATGACTCCGGAAGATGAAGACGCTATGAATAAAGAGGACCTGCCTCAGGTGCTGCCCATTCTGCCTTTGCGAAATACTGTTTTATTCCCGGGAGTGGTGATCCCGATCACCGCCGGGCGAGATAAGTCTATAAAGCTTATTAACGAAACCAATCAGGGAAATAAAGTTATTGGTGTGGTCTCTCAAAAGGAAGAGGCAAAGGAAGAACCGGAAATACAGGATATAAACAGAATAGGCACCGTGGCACAAATATTAAGAGTGCTAAAAATGCCCGATGGAAATACCACCGTAATCATCCAGGGGAAAAAGCGCTTCGAACTCAACGAAGTGATCACCACAGATCCTTATATGACGGCTACTATACAAGAAGTCGCAGAGGCACGCCCGGCCCGGGACAATGAGGAGTTCAAGGCCATCATAGATTCTATAAAAGAAATGGCGCTGGAAATCATAAAGGATAGTCCCAATATTCCTTCCGAAGCCGCATTTGCCATTAAAAACATTGAAAGCACCAGCTTCCTGGTAAATTTCGTATCCTCCAACCTCAATATCAGTGTGGCGGAGAAACAGAAGCTTCTTGAGATCAACGACCTCAAGGATCGCGCTCTGGAAACACTGCGATATATGAACCTGGAAATTCAGAAGCTATCTCTAAGACAAGATATCCAATCCAAGGTTGAGAGCGATATTAGTCAGCAACAACGTGAATATTTCTTACAGCAGCAGATGAAGACCATTCAGGAGGAACTAGGAGGAAATTCTTCTGAAGCGGAAATTGAGGAAATGCGAAGCCGGGCCAAGACCAAGAAATGGGATGCTAGTATTAAAGAGCATTTCGATAAGGAATTGGCAAAAATGCAGCGTATGAATCCGCAGGTGGCCGAATTCAGTATCCAGCGGAATTACCTGGAACTTATTCTGGATCTCCCTTGGAATGAATATAGCAAGGATAAGTTCGATCTAAAACGCGCTCGAAAGATACTAGACAGGGATCATTATGGACTGGAAGATGTGAAAAAACGCATAATCGAATACCTGGCTGTGCTTAAGCTACGGAATGATATGAAATCTCCCATCTTGTGCCTGTATGGTCCTCCCGGAGTGGGGAAAACCTCTCTTGGTAAATCGATAGCCGAAGCCTTGGGACGAAACTACGTGAGGATGTCCCTTGGCGGACTTAGGGACGAGGCAGAGATTCGCGGACACCGGAAAACCTATATTGGGGCTATGCCTGGCCGAATTGTTCAAAATATCAAGAAAGCGGGCACTTCTAATCCGGTTTTTGTATTGGACGAGATCGATAAGCTTTCTATGGGCCATCAGGGGGATCCGTCATCGGCCATGCTTGAGGTGTTAGATCCGGAGCAAAACAACGATTTTTACGATAATTTCCTCGAACTTGGTTACGATCTGTCTAAGGTGATGTTTATCGCCACTTCCAATAGTTTAAGCAGCATTCAGCCGGCCCTAAGAGACCGAATGGAGATCATCAGGGTTTCCGGGTATACGATCGAGGAGAAGGTTGAGATCGCTAAGAAACATCTGCTTCCGAAGCAATTAAAAGAACACGGCCTAACTAAAGCACATCTTAAGATCGCCAAACCACAATTAGAAAAGATAGTTGAGGGGTATACACGTGAGAGTGGTGTACGTGGTCTGGAGAAACAGATAGCCAAGATGGTTAGGTATGCCGCCATGAAAATTGCGATGGAAGAACCGTACGAAGTGAAGGTAACCAACGAAATGATCATAGAAGTACTAGGAGCGCCGCGTATGGAACGCGATAAATACGAGAATAATGAAGTAGCAGGTGTAGTAACCGGCCTGGCTTGGACCTCGGTTGGTGGGGATATATTATTTATAGAGTCTATTCTGTCTAAAGGCAAAGGGCAGCTTACCATGACCGGAAACCTTGGAAAAGTGATGAAGGAATCGGCCACCATAGCGCTGGAATTCATTAAATCCAATGCCGAAAAACTAGGACTTTCTCCTGATATATTCGAGAAATACAATGTACATATTCATGTTCCTGAAGGGGCTACGCCTAAAGACGGACCAAGTGCAGGGATAACGATGTTAACCTCCTTGGTCTCCTTATTCACTCAGCGAAAAGTAAAGAAGAGTTTGGCAATGACGGGAGAGATCACTTTAAGAGGTAAAGTGCTTCCGGTGGGAGGGATCAAAGAAAAGATCCTGGCCGCTAAACGTGCGCGTATCAAGGAGATCATGCTATGTGAAGATAACAGGCGTGATATTGAGGAAATAAAACCGGAATACCTGAAAGGGCTTACCTTTCATTATGTAAAGGACATGGACGAAGTATTGGATGTAGCACTTACCAATCAGAAAGTGAAGAATGCTAAAAAGCTCTAG
- the porQ gene encoding type IX secretion system protein PorQ, with product MHQRVFYVLALFISVTTLAQVGGRSTYQFLNLVNSPRQAALGGKTVTNYDWDVTQALFNPASINPAMDNQLSLNYTNYIGDVNYGTAAYAYMWDRRTQVLHAGVTYINYGKFDGYDEFGNPTSSFTGGEVAVSFGHARNIAFTNFHIGANIKLISSTLEQYSSFGGAIDIGVMYVYEDWDLHITGVARNIGTQFTPYDSVYEPLPFELIFGISQTLQNIPIRWHFTLDNMQRWNVAFSNPDREITDLEGNVQKEKINFIDNAFRHMILGIELFPESGFNIRLGYNLRRAEELRIVDRRAFAGLSAGFSLRLNKLRLSYSYAKYSTAASTSNFGLNINLQ from the coding sequence ATGCACCAAAGGGTTTTTTACGTTTTAGCATTGTTTATATCGGTAACTACGTTGGCGCAGGTGGGTGGACGATCAACCTATCAATTTCTTAACCTTGTTAATTCTCCGCGACAAGCTGCTTTAGGAGGGAAAACTGTAACCAATTACGACTGGGACGTAACACAGGCCTTATTCAATCCGGCCAGTATCAACCCGGCCATGGATAATCAACTGTCCCTTAATTATACCAATTATATAGGCGATGTGAATTACGGTACTGCGGCCTATGCCTATATGTGGGACCGGCGAACCCAGGTACTTCATGCAGGAGTAACATATATAAATTACGGGAAGTTTGATGGTTACGACGAATTTGGGAATCCAACCAGTAGTTTCACTGGGGGAGAAGTAGCTGTTTCCTTTGGTCATGCTCGAAATATTGCCTTCACTAATTTTCATATAGGCGCAAACATCAAATTAATTTCATCGACCCTCGAGCAGTACTCTTCCTTTGGGGGAGCGATCGACATAGGGGTGATGTATGTATACGAAGACTGGGATCTACACATTACAGGGGTGGCCAGGAATATTGGTACACAATTCACTCCTTACGATTCGGTTTACGAGCCCTTACCATTTGAACTGATCTTCGGAATCTCTCAAACACTACAAAATATACCTATTCGCTGGCATTTCACCCTGGACAATATGCAGCGCTGGAATGTGGCTTTTTCTAATCCCGATCGCGAAATCACAGATCTTGAGGGAAATGTACAGAAGGAAAAGATTAACTTTATAGACAATGCTTTTCGGCACATGATACTGGGGATCGAACTCTTCCCGGAATCCGGCTTCAATATACGCCTGGGGTATAATTTAAGAAGGGCCGAAGAACTAAGGATCGTAGATCGGAGGGCTTTTGCCGGCTTAAGTGCCGGGTTTTCGCTGCGCTTAAATAAGCTGCGTTTAAGTTATTCGTACGCTAAGTATAGCACGGCCGCTTCTACAAGTAATTTTGGACTAAATATCAATCTTCAGTAA
- the cmk gene encoding (d)CMP kinase, producing the protein MRKITIAIDGYSSTGKSTVARQLADWLDYVYVDSGAMYRAVTLYALRKGFISEEKFDRNALVEALPGIALEFRKNKNGKAEIYLNNENVEEHIRTLEVSEFVSPIATVPEVRRKLVKLQHAMGEGKGVVMDGRDIGTVVFPNAELKIFMNASAEVRANRRYIELRDRGADISYEEVLDNVNERDHIDTHREDSPLRKATDAIEIDNTETNIEDQFHTILQLAKDRIAGRI; encoded by the coding sequence ATGAGGAAAATTACAATTGCTATCGATGGTTATTCTTCTACAGGTAAAAGTACCGTTGCGAGGCAATTGGCAGACTGGCTGGACTATGTATATGTAGACTCCGGTGCAATGTACAGAGCGGTCACCTTGTATGCGCTTCGGAAAGGGTTTATTTCTGAAGAAAAGTTTGATAGAAATGCGCTCGTTGAAGCCTTACCCGGGATCGCCCTGGAATTCAGAAAGAATAAAAACGGAAAAGCCGAAATTTACCTGAATAACGAGAATGTGGAGGAACACATCCGTACCCTGGAAGTATCCGAATTTGTGAGCCCTATCGCCACAGTTCCCGAAGTACGTAGAAAACTGGTAAAATTGCAACATGCCATGGGTGAGGGCAAAGGTGTGGTTATGGATGGTCGAGATATTGGAACAGTAGTATTTCCAAATGCCGAATTAAAGATTTTCATGAACGCCTCTGCAGAAGTGCGCGCCAATAGGCGATATATCGAACTTCGCGACAGGGGAGCCGATATTTCCTACGAAGAAGTCCTGGACAATGTGAATGAACGGGATCATATAGATACCCATAGAGAGGATTCTCCGCTCCGGAAGGCAACAGATGCCATCGAGATCGACAATACCGAAACAAATATCGAAGATCAATTTCACACCATACTTCAATTGGCAAAAGACCGAATTGCAGGCAGAATATAA
- the rpsA gene encoding 30S ribosomal protein S1, translating into MAEKAEAKKATKTKAKAAKAEAKPEAATEEVAAEQPKQEVSLKESNPDKFLKDFNWHNYEEGIDPIEDGKLEEFEKLVAENFVDTLDDEVVEGEVIHITDRDAIIDINAKSEGVVSLNEFRYNPDLKVGDKVEVLIDVREDSTGQLILSHRKARTIKAWDRVNAAHDEGTIVNGYVKCRTKGGMIVDVFGIEAFLPGSQIDVKPIRDYDIYVGKTMEFKVVKINHEFKNVVVSHKALIEADIEEQKKEIIAQLEKGQVLEGVVKNITSYGVFVDLGGVDGLVHITDLSWSRINHPNEIVELDQKLNVVILDFDEDKTRIQLGLKQLNPHPWDALGEELKVGDKVKGKVVVIADYGAFIEVAEGVEGLIHVSEMSWSTHLRSAQDFVNVGDEVEAVILTLDREERKMSLGIKQLTPDPWTDITKKYPVGSKHKGIVRNFTNFGVFVELEEGIDGLIYISDLSWTKKVKHPSEFTNIGDTLEVVVLELDVEGRKLSLGHKQTTENPWDKYEDEFAVGTKHTAAIDEMVDKGAVINFNEDITAFVPKRHLEKEDGTDLKKGEEAEFQIIEFNKDFKKVVASHMTIHKEEEAKIVKQAAKTAAKQAEEAKPTLGDANAKLQEIKDKMEGKKK; encoded by the coding sequence ATGGCTGAAAAAGCAGAAGCTAAAAAAGCAACAAAAACTAAAGCCAAAGCTGCCAAAGCAGAGGCAAAACCTGAAGCCGCTACCGAAGAAGTAGCAGCAGAACAACCAAAACAGGAAGTATCGCTTAAAGAAAGCAATCCTGACAAATTCCTTAAAGATTTTAACTGGCACAACTACGAAGAGGGAATAGACCCTATCGAAGACGGGAAACTTGAAGAATTCGAGAAGCTCGTTGCCGAGAATTTTGTAGACACTTTAGATGACGAAGTAGTGGAAGGGGAAGTGATCCATATCACAGACCGCGATGCTATTATCGACATCAATGCAAAAAGTGAAGGTGTAGTATCACTTAACGAGTTCCGTTACAATCCGGATCTTAAAGTAGGTGATAAGGTGGAAGTATTGATCGATGTACGTGAAGACAGCACCGGACAGTTAATCCTATCACACAGAAAAGCAAGAACCATCAAAGCATGGGATCGCGTAAATGCAGCTCATGACGAAGGTACCATCGTAAACGGATATGTAAAATGTCGTACAAAAGGTGGTATGATCGTAGACGTATTTGGTATCGAAGCTTTCCTTCCGGGATCGCAGATCGATGTGAAGCCAATACGCGATTACGATATTTACGTTGGAAAAACCATGGAATTCAAGGTGGTGAAGATCAACCATGAATTTAAGAATGTGGTGGTTTCTCACAAAGCGCTTATCGAAGCCGATATTGAAGAACAAAAGAAAGAGATCATTGCCCAGCTTGAAAAAGGACAAGTTCTTGAAGGTGTTGTTAAAAACATCACTTCTTACGGTGTATTCGTAGACCTTGGAGGTGTAGACGGACTTGTACATATTACTGACCTATCATGGTCACGTATCAACCACCCGAACGAGATCGTAGAACTCGATCAGAAACTAAACGTGGTAATACTGGACTTCGACGAGGACAAAACTCGTATACAACTTGGTTTAAAGCAGCTTAATCCACATCCGTGGGATGCGCTTGGTGAAGAACTAAAAGTAGGAGACAAAGTAAAAGGTAAAGTAGTGGTTATTGCAGACTACGGTGCCTTTATCGAAGTAGCCGAAGGTGTTGAAGGCCTTATCCACGTGAGTGAGATGTCATGGTCTACTCACCTTAGAAGTGCACAAGACTTTGTGAATGTTGGAGACGAAGTTGAAGCTGTGATCCTTACTCTTGATAGAGAAGAACGCAAAATGAGTCTTGGTATCAAGCAATTGACTCCAGATCCATGGACCGATATTACCAAGAAGTACCCTGTTGGAAGCAAACACAAAGGGATCGTTCGTAATTTCACCAACTTTGGTGTGTTCGTAGAACTGGAAGAAGGGATCGATGGTCTTATCTATATCAGTGACCTGAGCTGGACCAAGAAAGTGAAACACCCAAGTGAGTTCACCAATATTGGAGATACGCTGGAGGTTGTGGTATTAGAACTTGATGTGGAAGGCCGTAAACTAAGCCTTGGACACAAGCAAACCACCGAAAACCCTTGGGATAAGTACGAAGACGAGTTCGCCGTTGGAACGAAGCACACCGCAGCTATCGACGAGATGGTAGATAAAGGTGCTGTGATCAATTTCAACGAGGATATCACTGCCTTCGTACCAAAACGTCACCTGGAGAAAGAAGACGGTACCGACCTTAAAAAAGGAGAAGAAGCCGAATTCCAGATCATAGAGTTCAATAAGGACTTTAAAAAGGTAGTTGCGTCTCACATGACCATTCATAAGGAAGAAGAAGCTAAGATCGTTAAGCAGGCAGCTAAAACTGCTGCCAAGCAAGCGGAAGAAGCGAAACCAACCTTAGGTGATGCGAACGCAAAACTACAGGAGATCAAAGATAAAATGGAAGGCAAGAAGAAATAA
- the pyrR gene encoding bifunctional pyr operon transcriptional regulator/uracil phosphoribosyltransferase PyrR, protein MSQKVLLNATEVHIALHRLACQLIENHDNFQDTVLVGIQPRGVYLAERLKIMLEKDYKIKNIRLGCLDITFYRDDFRRGDKPLEANTTQIDFILEDKKVVFIDDVLYTGRSIRSALTAIQSFGRPTEIELLTLIDRRFSRHLPIQPDYRGRQVDAINKEKVKVCWKEQDGEDAVYLISN, encoded by the coding sequence ATGAGCCAAAAAGTGTTACTAAACGCAACCGAAGTGCACATCGCCCTTCATCGACTGGCTTGCCAATTAATTGAAAACCACGATAACTTTCAAGACACCGTACTCGTTGGGATCCAGCCACGAGGGGTGTATCTCGCCGAACGCCTGAAAATAATGCTCGAAAAGGATTATAAAATCAAGAATATCCGCTTGGGATGTCTGGATATTACCTTTTATAGAGACGATTTCAGAAGGGGAGATAAGCCGCTGGAAGCTAACACCACCCAGATAGACTTTATATTGGAAGACAAGAAGGTGGTATTTATAGACGATGTACTGTATACCGGGCGAAGTATTCGGTCGGCACTTACCGCCATTCAATCTTTTGGCAGACCTACAGAGATCGAACTATTAACCCTCATAGACAGAAGATTTAGCCGTCATTTACCTATTCAGCCGGATTATAGAGGCCGTCAGGTAGATGCAATCAATAAAGAAAAAGTAAAAGTGTGCTGGAAAGAACAGGATGGTGAGGACGCAGTGTATCTAATTAGTAATTAA
- a CDS encoding aspartate carbamoyltransferase catalytic subunit, translating into MSELSVNHLLGIKYINEDDINLIFETADHFKEVINRPIKKVPSLRDITIANLFFENSTRTRLSFELAEKRLSADVINFSAASSSLTKGETLIDTVNNILSMKVDMVVMRHPNPGAGVFLSKHIDASIVNAGDGAHEHPTQALLDCYSIRERLKSVSGKKVVIVGDILHSRVALSNIFALQKLGATVKVCGPKTLIPKYIEKLGVSYEGNLRKALEWCDVANMLRVQNERMEISYFPTTREYTQQYGVNKALLDSLGKEIVVMHPGPINRGVEITSDVADSKQAIILEQVQNGVAIRMAVLYLLASKIQHNEN; encoded by the coding sequence ATGAGCGAATTAAGTGTAAATCACTTATTAGGAATTAAATACATCAACGAAGATGATATAAACCTGATCTTCGAAACCGCCGATCATTTTAAGGAAGTGATCAACAGGCCCATAAAAAAAGTCCCCTCACTTCGCGATATAACCATCGCTAATCTATTTTTCGAAAACAGTACCCGCACCCGTCTTTCCTTCGAATTGGCAGAGAAAAGACTCTCTGCAGATGTTATTAATTTCTCCGCGGCCTCATCTTCTCTTACTAAAGGAGAAACCCTTATAGATACTGTAAACAATATCCTGTCCATGAAAGTGGATATGGTCGTTATGCGACACCCTAATCCAGGTGCAGGGGTGTTTCTTTCTAAACATATAGACGCCAGTATCGTGAACGCTGGCGATGGGGCTCATGAACATCCAACCCAGGCCCTGTTAGACTGTTACTCGATTCGGGAAAGACTAAAAAGCGTATCTGGTAAAAAGGTGGTAATCGTGGGAGATATTCTTCACTCAAGGGTAGCATTGAGCAATATTTTTGCTTTGCAGAAACTTGGAGCTACAGTTAAAGTGTGTGGCCCTAAAACGCTTATACCTAAATATATAGAAAAACTAGGTGTGTCTTATGAAGGGAATCTTCGCAAGGCTTTAGAATGGTGTGATGTAGCCAATATGTTGCGGGTTCAGAATGAGCGAATGGAGATTAGTTATTTTCCAACAACAAGGGAATATACTCAGCAATATGGTGTCAATAAGGCACTGTTGGATAGTCTTGGCAAAGAAATTGTTGTCATGCACCCGGGGCCTATTAATCGTGGTGTAGAAATAACCAGCGACGTGGCCGACAGCAAGCAGGCGATCATCCTGGAGCAGGTTCAAAATGGGGTAGCCATCAGGATGGCTGTATTATATCTGCTGGCATCAAAAATT